The genomic window CGCCGGTTCATTCTACAAAAGGCACGCCATCACCCATTAACGGGCTCTGACTAGTTGTAGGCACACGGTTTCAGGATCTCTTTCACTCCCCTTCCGGGGTGCTTTTCACCTTTCCCTCACGGTACTGGTTCACTATCGGTCACTAGGGAGTATTTAGCCTTGGGAGATGGTCCTCCCGGATTCCGACGGGGTTTCACGTGTCCCGCCGTACTCAGGATCCACTCTGGAGGAAACGAAGTTTCAGCTACAGGGCTGTTACCTTCTTCGGCTTGTCTTTCCAGACAATTCACCTACTCCGTTTCTTTGTAACTCCGTATAGAGTGTCCTACAACCCCAAGAGGCAAGCCTCTTGGTTTGGGCTGATTCCGTTTCGCTCGCCGCTACTCAGGAAATCGCATTTGCTTTCTCTTCCTCCGGGTACTTAGATGTTTCAGTTCCCCGGGTCTGCCTCACCCTGCCCTATGTGTTCAGGCAGGAGTACCATCCCATTACGGATGGTGGGTTCCCCCATTCGGAAATCTCCGGATCAAAGCTTACTTACAGCTCCCCGAAGCATATCGCTGTTCGTCGCGTCCTTCATCGGCTCCTAGTGCCAAGGCATTCACCGTGCGCCCTTTCTAACTTATCCATTTTTACTTCAGATTCCCTTCGTATCTCTTCGTCTGGTTCCTGTCTTTCTGTCAGTTACGTAGCGAACTACGCTCCTTCCATCAAGCATTTCCCATCCTTGATCTACTTGGGTCTCTTTGTCAAACAGTTAACCTAAAAGGTTTATGAATTCTTGACGTCTCGTTCAAACAGTTGTAACACCGATGAACAAAACTAATTTGAGTTGATTGATTATGATTTAGTTTTCAAAGAACCATGCCTACAGGATGTAGGTACCAAACGCTCTTAGAGCGGTATCTACTACCTTCGCATTCTTGATCAGAAGATACATTCTTCCGAACAAAATAAATCCCTTAAAAAGGGTATCGAATTGGTGGAGCCTAGCGGGATCGAACCGCTGACCTCCTGCGTGCAAAGCAGGCGCTCTCCCAGCTGAGCTAAGGCCCCGTTTTATTAAAATGGTGGGCCTGAGTGGACTCGAACCACCGACCTCACGCTTATCAGGCGTGCGCTCTAACCAGCTGAGCTACAGGCCCATTTTAATAAGAAAGAATGAGTTCTTTCAAAACTGAACAAAAGATCCAAAGCGCTATATGACCCGAGGTCATACATCGACTAGAGTAAAAACTCCATAGAAAGGAGGTGATCCAGCCGCACCTTCCGATACGGCTACCTTGTTACGACTTCACCCCAATCATTTGTCCCACCTTAGGCGGCTGGCTCCAAAAGGTTACCTCACCGACTTCGGGTGTTACAAACTCGTGGTGTGACGGGCGGTGTGTACAAGACCCGGGAACGTATTCACCGCGGCATGCTGATCCGCGATTACTAGCAATTCCGGCTTCATGTAGGCGAGTTGCAGCCTACAATCCGAACTGAGAATGGCTTTATGGGATTGGCTCCACCTCACGGTTTCGCTGCCCTTTGTACCATCCATTGTAGCACGTGTGTAGCCCAGGTCATAAGGGGCATGATGATTTGACGTCGTCCCCACCTTCCTCCGGTTTGTCACCGGCAGTCACCTTAGAGTGCCCAACTGAATGCTGGCAACTAAGATCAAGGGTTGCGCTCGTTGCGGGACTTAACCCAACATCTCACGACACGAGCTGACGACAACCATGCACCACCTGTCACTTTGCCCCCGAAGGGGAAGCTCTGTCTCCAGAGTGGTCAAAGGATGTCAAGACCTGGTAAGGTTCTTCGCGTTGCTTCGAATTAAACCACATGCTCCACTGCTTGTGCGGGTCCCCGTCAATTCCTTTGAGTTTCAGCCTTGCGGCCGTACTCCCCAGGCGGAGTGCTTAATGTGTTTACTTCGGCACTACGGGCATCGAAACCCCTAACACCTAGCACTCATCGTTTACGGCGTGGACTACCAGGGTATCTAATCCTGTTTGCTCCCCACGCTTTCGCGCCTCAGCGTCAGTTACAGACCAGAGAGTCGCCTTCGCCACTGGTGTTCCTCCACATATCTACGCATTTCACCGCTACACGTGGAATTCCACTCTCCTCTTCTGCACTCAAGCTTCCCAGTTTCCAATGGCCGCTCGGGGTTGAGCCCCGAGATTTCACATCAGACTTAAGAAGCCGCCTGCGCGCGCTTTACGCCCAATAATTCCGGACAACGCTTGCCACCTACGTATTACCGCGGCTGCTGGCACGTAGTTAGCCGTGGCTTTCTGGTGAGGTACCGTCAAGGTACCGGTAGTTACGCCGGTACTTGTTCTTCCCTCACAACAGAGCTTTACGACCCGAAGGCCTTCCTCACTCACGCGGCGTTGCTCCGTCAGACTTTCGTCCATTGCGGAAGATTCCCTACTGCTGCCTCCCGTAGGAGTCTGGGCCGTGTCTCAGTCCCAGTGTGGCCGATCACCCTCTCAGGTCGGCTACGCATCGTCGCCTTGGTAAGCCGTTACCTTACCAACTAGCTAATGCGCCGCAGGCCCATCCCTTAGTGACAGCCGAAACCGTCTTTCAAAAGAGAATCAGGTGATTCTCTTTATTATCCCGTATTAGCTCCGGTTTCCCGGAGTTATCCCAGTCTAAGGGGCAGGTTACCTACGTGTTACTCACCCGTCCGCCGCTAACTTCCGGGAGCAAGCTCCCTTCTGTCCGCTCGACTTGCATGTATTAGGCACGCCGCCAGCGTTCGTCCTGAGCCAGGATCAAACTCTCCGTTAAAAGTGTTTACTTACACACGGATGTGTTGACTTCGACGTTGCAACATGGACGTTGCGATCTTAGTCGAAGATCCTAAGCTGTTGCACATTTTAAAGCTGTGTCTAACTTCATTGACGAGATACCTTGTATCTCTTTTTACGCTTGGCTTTTGTTCAGTTTTCAAAGAACCGCTTTGTTTTAGCAACTTTTCTATCATAATAACTGAAAGGAAAATTGTCAATACTTTTTTTATGGTGGGCCTGAGTGGACTCGAACCACCGACCTCACGCTTATCAGGCGTGCGCTCTAACCAGCTGAGCTACAGGCCCATTATTTCTTGTTAGTGTTTAATGGAGCGGGTGATGAGAATCGAACTCACATCATCAGCTTGGAAGGCTGAGGTTTTACCACTAAACTACACCCGCGTTAAAAAAAGAAATTATGTAAGAGTCGGGAAGACAGGATTTGAACCTGCGACCCCTTGGTCCCAAACCAAGTGCTCTACCAAGCTGAGCTACTTCCCGAAATGGCGCGCCCGAGAGGAGTCGAACCCCTAACCTTCTGATCCGTAGTCAGACGCTCTATCCAATTGAGCTACGGGCGCATTTTTCAATTCATTCAGCAACTCGCTGACGACAAATAGTAATATAGCATAAATATTTTAGAGCAGCAATAGTTTTTCAAAAGAAAATTAAAGACGGAATTTTCATCTCATTATCGTAAACCGATTAACCCCCATTATATAGCTGTTCTTAGCTTGTTTATTCAAAAGGAAGCCATTAAAATAAAAGAAACGGATCAGAGAGGATAGAATCTATGCGAGCCTACCATAAACTGTTTTCACCTATTTTCCTTTTACTCTTAGTAGGTTGTACGAATTACGAGTCTACTACCGTCACTTTACATCCTCAAAAAGAACGATCTGAGCATTTGCCTAAATCTAGCAGGATCCCTTCTATTATAGATCCGCATCCCCTAGACCTCACGATCTACCAACACCAAGCGCCAACAGAGTGGGGGGAATTTATCAGCGGTGTTAAAACAAAAATGGAAACCAATGAAAAGGCAATAGCATTAACATTCGATGCTTGTGGTGGTGAGCATGGCTCTTTATATGATGAAGCGTTGATGAACTATTTAATTGAACATCAAATCCCAGCTACACTTTTCGTAAATGCACGCTGGATAAAAGCGAATGAACCACTTTTTCTTGAATTAGCGGAAAACCCCTTATTTCAAATCGAAAATCACGGAACTGAACATAAGCCACTCTCTGTCACCGGAAAAAGCGTTTGGGGTATAGACGGAACTAAATCAATTGAAGACGCCTATGAGGAAGTACTAGTGAACCATAATCTTATAACTGAACTAACGGGAGTAGAACCGACAATGTTTCGCCCAGGTACAGCCTTTTTTGACAATATTGCTGTGCAAATGCTCGATGACTTAGGAATTGAAGCTGTAAACTATTCCATTTTAGGAGATGCAGGCGCCACCTTTACGCCTGAGCAGGTGACGCATGCACTTGTTGACCACGCAGAACATGGAGCCATTGCCCTTCTGCATATGAACCAGCCAAGTAGCGGAACCGCAGAAGGAGTTAAACGAGCCATTCCCCTTTTAATGGATGCAGGTTACACATTTGTTCAACTTGATGAGTTCCCATTAAAATAAATAACAGTTAAAATTAAGCCCACTTTAAAACAATGGATAAATGGCAACAATTTACTTCATTACTTACGTCTGGAGATTGTACTTGAAACACCACACCTGTCGGGGAATAGTGGGTTTGTGGTAAAACTGTTAAGCCTGGAATGGACTGAATTAAGTGATCAACAACTTGTTGATTACTTTTTTGAGCTGCATCCATTAGTTGATACGAAAAATGTTGATTCTCAAGATGTTTCATTAATAACTGACTTTGTTGTAAAAGGAATTCAACTTTACCGACTGATTGTGTAAATGTTGTCGTGTCAACAGCAGGAAACGATCTACTGTATGGTTGATACGTATATGGATGCTGGTAATAAGGATGATACATCGGTCTTCACTCCTTACAAATCTAACCTATCTTATGCAGCTAAACTGTGAAGTGAGCCTATCTTCTAACGAACGGTAAAAGCCCGCACACAGTGCATGAGTAGCGGTCTTAACTGAGTGGGCTAATTATAAGCTTTTATGTTCTTTTTTATGCGTCTGAAAGGAACGTGCATCCGCGAGATTTAACTCCCTCAGGCCTCAATGCCACGAAAACACTTTTTCCCCTTTAAAAATTTCCTTTTTACTCCTTCCTTCTTTTAGCTAAATTAAATTCTAGAAAACGAGCCTATCTATTACGAAAAAAAGGTTCTCTGAATCAATAAAACAACCATCAAAGTCGATATTTGGATTAAAACACCTCTTCTTTGAATGTGCTTTTCCGCATCGTTTATCATTTGATCATCAATAGGAAAGTGGAGAGGAATGAACTTTTTTCCTGAACCAATTCCTTGAGAGAATTGCAATGTATTAAAATAAAGGATGACAGCTAACAGCGGAAAAAGAATGAATAAGCTTTCAAAATAAAAAAGAATAAAGATTGTTAAGAGAATGACTCGAACAAAGTTTCGGCTGGTTTCCGTTCCCCTTACTGTTAATCGCACCAATAAATAGACCATTGGATTCTCATTTTTTCTAAAAAAGACTAGTGGAATGATATTTCTAAAAGATGTCTGATTTGACTTTACATCGATAAGACTGCTCAAAAAAAACTGACCTATTTTTCTTGTTTTTTCTTCAGACTTCATTAGTGTTTCCCAAGAATAAATAGGGAAAATCATCAGTCTAGTATAGAGTGAACCAATAAGTATAATACCTAATACAATGAAAATTCCAAAGATGTTGGGTGCTTCTAGTAATAATAGAAAGCAACTTGCCATACAAACATTGTGAAGCCCAACGAATAGCGCTGTTTTTTTTGTACTCGTACTTATGATCATAACGAGAAACAGAATATGCAGAATACCTATAAGTTGTAAAAAAAGAAAAAGAGGGATCAGCTCGCTTGTGTTTAAAGAAAAGACATATAGTAAAAACAAACTAAATAAAGTGACCTTTATAGATTGAATGGTCAAGTTATAAAGTAAACAATAAATAAAATAACCTTCCACCTCTTTTATTTTGGGAGCTAAATAAACCTCATCAAAATCACTTATAAAGCTAACAATCCCTTTATTGAGTGTAAAAAAAAGAAAGAGACCAGTAAGAATAAAAGATTGATAGAACGAATGAAGGTTACCATCTTGTAGTGTCATGATAAGG from Shouchella hunanensis includes these protein-coding regions:
- a CDS encoding polysaccharide deacetylase family protein, whose translation is MRAYHKLFSPIFLLLLVGCTNYESTTVTLHPQKERSEHLPKSSRIPSIIDPHPLDLTIYQHQAPTEWGEFISGVKTKMETNEKAIALTFDACGGEHGSLYDEALMNYLIEHQIPATLFVNARWIKANEPLFLELAENPLFQIENHGTEHKPLSVTGKSVWGIDGTKSIEDAYEEVLVNHNLITELTGVEPTMFRPGTAFFDNIAVQMLDDLGIEAVNYSILGDAGATFTPEQVTHALVDHAEHGAIALLHMNQPSSGTAEGVKRAIPLLMDAGYTFVQLDEFPLK
- a CDS encoding ABC transporter permease; this encodes MKDLFIERLQSSMKQNMKILVKVLGHSGVFALIPFMMLAVYVLIMTLQDGNLHSFYQSFILTGLFLFFTLNKGIVSFISDFDEVYLAPKIKEVEGYFIYCLLYNLTIQSIKVTLFSLFLLYVFSLNTSELIPLFLFLQLIGILHILFLVMIISTSTKKTALFVGLHNVCMASCFLLLLEAPNIFGIFIVLGIILIGSLYTRLMIFPIYSWETLMKSEEKTRKIGQFFLSSLIDVKSNQTSFRNIIPLVFFRKNENPMVYLLVRLTVRGTETSRNFVRVILLTIFILFYFESLFILFPLLAVILYFNTLQFSQGIGSGKKFIPLHFPIDDQMINDAEKHIQRRGVLIQISTLMVVLLIQRTFFS